A window of Bacteroidota bacterium contains these coding sequences:
- a CDS encoding acyl-CoA dehydrogenase family protein yields the protein MSVETPIQQLKGGEFLIRKSEPEAVFSPEDFSEELRMIGQMTEDFVQQEVLPLMERLERLEEGLNVKLLRRAGELGLLAIEIPEAYGGTDLPKTAAMLVAEKLAPAGGFSVTYGAHQSIGTLPIVYFGNEEQRRRYLPRLATGELIGAYALTEPNAGSDALGGRAHAVRSADGRHWVLNGTKMWITNAGFADLFTVFAKVDGEREKFSAFLVERSFAGLSTGAEERKMGIHSSSTRQLILENVHVPEENLLGEVGQGAKIAFNILNTGRFKLGAGCVGGAKQVLGLTARYALERVQFGRPIAQFGLIQEKLAEMALRTYAVESMVYRTAGLIDQAIGSSKDPRHRLKSIEEYAIECSVIKVMGSELLDYVVDEAVQIHGGYGYSQEFAVERAYRDSRINRIFEGTNEINRLLIVDMLFRRALRGHLPLMAAAERVAQEVLEPQFEEAPLTSPLEYALHVVENLKKATLAVAGAAALHYREALEEEQEIVARIADMLMHTYAAESALLRTRKLQASGLQAQVQEAMARLYVYEAAETVAARGKEALARFLEGDELRLHMSALRRFTRHDPLNAIALRRQIAQAVLEAGGYPVRA from the coding sequence ATGTCCGTCGAGACCCCAATCCAACAGCTTAAGGGCGGGGAGTTTCTGATTCGCAAAAGCGAGCCGGAGGCGGTTTTCTCGCCCGAGGACTTCTCCGAAGAGCTCCGCATGATCGGTCAGATGACCGAGGATTTCGTGCAGCAGGAGGTGTTGCCGCTCATGGAGCGGCTTGAGCGCCTTGAGGAGGGGCTAAACGTCAAGTTATTGCGCAGAGCCGGGGAGCTGGGGCTGCTCGCCATCGAGATACCCGAGGCCTATGGGGGCACAGACCTGCCCAAGACGGCCGCCATGTTAGTGGCCGAAAAGCTCGCCCCGGCGGGCGGCTTCAGCGTCACCTACGGGGCCCATCAGTCCATCGGCACGCTGCCCATCGTGTACTTCGGCAATGAAGAGCAGAGGCGCCGCTACTTGCCCCGGCTGGCGACCGGGGAGCTGATCGGCGCCTATGCGCTTACGGAGCCCAACGCGGGCTCCGACGCTCTAGGAGGTCGGGCGCACGCCGTGCGCAGCGCCGATGGCCGACACTGGGTGCTCAACGGCACCAAGATGTGGATCACAAACGCCGGCTTTGCCGATCTGTTTACGGTCTTCGCCAAAGTCGACGGGGAGCGCGAAAAGTTCAGCGCTTTCCTGGTGGAGCGCTCCTTTGCCGGTCTCTCCACGGGGGCCGAGGAGCGCAAAATGGGCATCCACTCCTCCTCAACGCGTCAGCTCATCCTGGAAAACGTGCACGTGCCCGAGGAGAACCTACTGGGCGAGGTCGGTCAGGGGGCTAAGATCGCCTTCAACATCCTCAACACGGGTCGCTTTAAGCTCGGCGCCGGCTGCGTGGGCGGGGCCAAACAGGTGCTGGGGCTTACGGCCCGCTACGCCCTGGAGCGCGTGCAGTTCGGCCGCCCCATCGCGCAGTTTGGGCTCATACAGGAGAAGCTGGCCGAAATGGCCCTGCGCACCTACGCCGTCGAGTCCATGGTCTACCGCACAGCCGGCCTCATCGATCAGGCCATCGGCTCCTCCAAGGACCCCCGGCACCGGCTCAAAAGCATCGAGGAGTACGCCATCGAATGCTCGGTGATCAAGGTCATGGGGAGCGAACTGCTGGACTACGTCGTCGATGAGGCCGTACAGATCCACGGCGGATACGGCTATTCGCAGGAGTTCGCCGTCGAGCGGGCCTATCGGGACAGCCGCATCAACCGCATCTTCGAGGGCACCAACGAGATCAACCGGCTGCTTATTGTGGACATGCTGTTCCGGCGCGCACTGCGGGGACATTTGCCCCTTATGGCCGCGGCCGAACGGGTGGCGCAGGAGGTGCTGGAGCCCCAGTTTGAGGAGGCGCCGCTGACCTCCCCGCTAGAGTACGCGCTGCACGTGGTGGAGAACCTCAAGAAGGCTACTTTGGCCGTGGCCGGCGCGGCCGCGCTGCATTATCGAGAGGCGCTCGAAGAGGAACAGGAGATCGTCGCCCGCATAGCCGATATGCTCATGCACACGTATGCGGCCGAGTCGGCCCTGCTGCGCACCCGCAAGCTTCAGGCAAGCGGGCTACAGGCGCAGGTGCAGGAGGCCATGGCGCGCCTGTACGTATACGAGGCCGCCGAAACCGTGGCCGCTCGGGGGAAGGAGGCGCTTGCCCGCTTTCTGGAGGGCGATGAGCTGCGCCTGCACATGAGCGCCCTGCGGCGCTTTACGCGCCACGATCCCTTAAACGCGATCGCCCTGCGTCGGCAGATCGCGCAGGCCGTACTGGAGGCCGGGGGGTATCCGGTTCGTGCTTAA
- a CDS encoding thiolase family protein: MREAVIVSAVRTPVGRGKPDGALVAVHPVTLSALVMRAAVERVGLEPAHLDDVLWGCAMPEAAQGLNIARLALIKAGFPVEVPGATVNRFCSSGLEVIARGAQAIMTGMADVVLAGGVEMMSQVPMSGYHTRLHPELTEAYISMGLTAERVAERYGISRQDQDAWALRSHRRAAEAWAACRFEGQIVPVPVRTYKWRGARKELEERLVERDETIRPDTSLEKLAQLKPAFKEGGTVTAGNASPYSDGAAAVLLMSADRARELGIRPLARFITYAVAGVEPEVMGIGPVKAVPKALQRAGIRLEDVALIELNEAFASQVLAVMRLLELPEERTNVNGGAIALGHPLGASGAKLTAQLVHELRRRGGGIGLVTMCVGGGMGAAGLFEVYGD, translated from the coding sequence ATGCGAGAAGCCGTTATCGTGAGCGCCGTGCGCACCCCTGTTGGGCGCGGCAAGCCCGATGGGGCGCTGGTCGCGGTGCATCCGGTGACGCTGTCGGCCCTTGTGATGCGCGCGGCCGTAGAGCGCGTAGGGCTTGAACCGGCCCATCTTGACGACGTGCTCTGGGGCTGTGCCATGCCGGAGGCCGCTCAGGGGCTCAACATCGCGCGGTTGGCCTTGATCAAGGCCGGTTTTCCCGTGGAGGTGCCCGGGGCCACGGTGAACCGCTTCTGCTCTTCGGGTCTGGAGGTGATCGCCCGTGGGGCGCAGGCCATTATGACGGGCATGGCCGATGTGGTCCTGGCCGGTGGGGTGGAGATGATGAGCCAGGTGCCCATGTCGGGCTATCACACCCGCCTGCATCCGGAGCTCACGGAGGCCTACATCAGCATGGGGCTTACGGCTGAGCGCGTGGCCGAACGCTACGGAATCTCGCGCCAGGATCAGGACGCCTGGGCCCTGCGCAGCCACCGCCGAGCCGCCGAGGCCTGGGCCGCCTGTCGGTTTGAGGGGCAGATCGTTCCGGTGCCCGTGCGCACCTACAAGTGGCGCGGAGCGCGTAAAGAGCTCGAGGAACGTTTGGTTGAGCGCGACGAGACGATTCGGCCCGATACGAGCTTGGAGAAGCTGGCCCAGCTTAAGCCCGCCTTTAAGGAGGGGGGGACCGTAACGGCCGGCAACGCGAGCCCGTACTCCGATGGCGCGGCCGCTGTGTTGCTCATGAGCGCCGATAGGGCGCGCGAGCTCGGGATCCGGCCTTTGGCCCGCTTCATCACGTACGCGGTGGCCGGCGTAGAGCCGGAGGTCATGGGCATCGGACCGGTAAAGGCCGTGCCCAAGGCCTTGCAACGAGCCGGAATCCGGCTTGAGGACGTCGCGCTGATCGAGCTCAACGAGGCCTTCGCCTCTCAGGTGCTGGCCGTAATGCGGCTTTTAGAGCTGCCCGAAGAGCGCACGAACGTAAACGGTGGGGCCATCGCCCTGGGCCATCCCCTGGGGGCTTCGGGGGCTAAGCTTACGGCGCAGCTTGTGCACGAACTGCGCCGCCGGGGCGGAGGGATCGGTCTTGTGACCATGTGCGTCGGAGGCGGCATGGGGGCCGCTGGACTTTTCGAAGTTTACGGCGACTAA
- a CDS encoding 3-hydroxyacyl-CoA dehydrogenase NAD-binding domain-containing protein, whose protein sequence is MSHRIRKAAVIGAGTMGAQIAAHLANAGVPTLLLDLPASEGSDRNAVARAGLQRALQLKPAAFMHADRQRLVAIGNTEDDLERIREADWIVEAIVEDLEAKRALWARLEPFVGSQAIVSSNSSGIPMHRQLEGRSEAFRRRFLGTHFFNPPRYLYLLELIPTPDTDPEALRRMRLFGERILGKGVVIAKDVPGFIANRIGVYGLAQAMRAMLELGLSPDVVDFLTGPLIGRPKSATFRTADLTGLDVLYRVARDLEQATGDPGFALPEVVQRLLERGWLGEKTTQGFYKRVQDESGKRRILTLNLQTLEYEDRGKVRLPELEPIQQLADTAARIRALLRLEGPLGEFMRRTTYGLLHYAARQYGVVSDAIEDIDNALKWGFGWEYGPFELYDLLGLDAVAEVFAALGWEVPPIVQEHLRASRPFYAPAGPSPRPRELILLGALKRNGAAIVRQSAGASLLDIGDGVALLEFHSKANAIGEDALRMVQVALEVVPQHFLGLVIGNQGEHFSAGANLALILMMAQEGDWDELELAVRQFQRASMSLRYAPFPVVAAPFGLTLGGGAEVVLHADRVQAHAELYMGLVETGVGLIPAGGGTKELLFRFSEELAAYPEADPFEAVRRAFQLIALAQTSGSALEARAMGFLRDGDRITMNRYRLITDAKARVLELAPDYMPPAPNRTIRALGAEALGNLYYGAWQLRQAGRITEHELLLARTLAYVLCGGDGSPRTVTEQDILDLEREAFLKLLGTRKTQERIAYTLKTGKPLRN, encoded by the coding sequence ATGTCCCATCGTATTCGCAAGGCAGCCGTTATTGGGGCGGGCACCATGGGGGCCCAGATCGCGGCGCATCTGGCCAACGCCGGGGTGCCCACGCTGCTGCTCGATCTTCCGGCATCAGAGGGGTCCGATCGCAACGCCGTCGCACGGGCCGGCTTGCAACGCGCTCTGCAGCTTAAGCCCGCCGCGTTCATGCATGCGGATCGGCAGCGTCTTGTCGCGATCGGCAACACCGAGGATGACCTTGAGCGCATCCGAGAGGCCGACTGGATCGTGGAGGCGATCGTGGAGGATCTGGAGGCCAAGCGCGCGTTGTGGGCGCGCCTGGAGCCTTTTGTGGGATCCCAAGCGATCGTCTCCAGCAACTCCAGCGGTATCCCCATGCATCGGCAGCTGGAGGGGCGCTCCGAAGCGTTTCGGAGGCGCTTTCTGGGCACGCATTTCTTCAATCCGCCTCGGTACCTGTACCTGCTTGAGCTGATCCCAACCCCGGATACGGATCCGGAGGCGCTGCGACGCATGCGTCTTTTCGGGGAGCGTATCCTGGGCAAAGGGGTCGTGATCGCCAAGGACGTACCCGGTTTCATCGCCAACCGCATCGGGGTCTACGGCCTAGCGCAGGCTATGCGCGCGATGTTGGAGCTGGGCTTAAGCCCGGATGTGGTGGATTTCCTGACGGGGCCTCTTATCGGGCGCCCGAAAAGCGCCACCTTCCGCACGGCGGATCTTACGGGGCTGGATGTGCTTTACCGGGTGGCCCGGGATCTTGAGCAGGCTACGGGCGATCCAGGCTTTGCCCTGCCGGAGGTGGTGCAAAGGCTTCTGGAGCGCGGCTGGCTGGGAGAGAAGACGACTCAGGGCTTCTACAAGCGCGTGCAAGATGAGTCTGGCAAGCGGCGCATCCTGACGCTCAACCTCCAGACCCTGGAGTACGAGGACCGCGGCAAGGTTCGGCTTCCGGAGCTGGAGCCGATTCAGCAGCTTGCGGATACCGCCGCGCGCATTCGGGCCCTGCTTCGCCTAGAAGGCCCTTTAGGGGAGTTCATGCGCCGCACCACGTACGGGCTTCTGCATTACGCGGCTCGGCAATACGGGGTGGTCTCCGACGCGATAGAGGACATCGACAACGCCCTCAAATGGGGCTTCGGATGGGAGTATGGACCCTTTGAGCTATACGATCTGCTGGGCCTTGATGCCGTAGCGGAGGTCTTCGCCGCCTTGGGCTGGGAGGTTCCGCCGATCGTGCAAGAGCACCTGCGCGCCTCTCGGCCCTTCTATGCCCCCGCAGGCCCTTCGCCAAGGCCGCGGGAGCTGATCCTGCTTGGTGCGCTTAAGCGCAACGGTGCGGCCATAGTGCGCCAATCCGCCGGGGCCAGTCTGCTGGACATCGGCGATGGGGTGGCGCTTTTGGAGTTCCACTCCAAGGCCAACGCCATCGGCGAAGACGCCCTGCGCATGGTGCAGGTTGCCTTGGAGGTGGTGCCGCAGCACTTTCTGGGCCTTGTGATCGGCAATCAGGGAGAGCACTTCTCCGCGGGCGCGAATTTGGCCCTGATCCTCATGATGGCGCAGGAGGGAGACTGGGACGAGCTGGAGCTGGCCGTGCGCCAGTTTCAACGCGCCTCCATGAGTCTGCGTTACGCGCCCTTTCCCGTGGTGGCTGCGCCTTTTGGGCTTACGCTCGGAGGTGGAGCAGAAGTTGTGCTGCACGCCGATCGCGTACAGGCCCACGCGGAGCTCTACATGGGGCTTGTGGAGACCGGTGTGGGGCTTATCCCGGCTGGTGGCGGCACAAAGGAGCTGCTTTTCCGGTTCTCTGAGGAGCTAGCCGCCTATCCGGAGGCGGATCCCTTTGAGGCCGTTCGACGCGCGTTTCAGTTGATCGCCCTGGCGCAAACCTCCGGTAGCGCCCTAGAGGCGCGCGCGATGGGGTTTTTGCGCGACGGCGATCGGATCACGATGAACCGATACCGGCTTATAACTGACGCCAAAGCGCGCGTGCTCGAGTTGGCTCCGGATTACATGCCCCCCGCGCCCAATCGAACGATCCGCGCCCTGGGCGCGGAGGCCCTGGGCAACCTGTACTACGGCGCCTGGCAGCTGCGGCAGGCGGGTCGCATCACGGAACACGAGCTGTTGCTTGCGCGCACGCTCGCCTATGTGCTCTGCGGCGGCGACGGGTCCCCGCGCACGGTCACGGAACAGGACATCTTGGATCTGGAGCGCGAGGCATTCCTGAAGCTTTTGGGCACGCGCAAAACCCAGGAGCGGATCGCGTATACGCTTAAGACAGGCAAGCCGTTGCGCAATTAA
- a CDS encoding phage holin family protein, with amino-acid sequence MMETPVTLLERVLLRLQELVRDLVDLMEARLELFRLDLAEQLAELIGRLLAWLLLLGLLALGLSFGLLALALWLGGLLGHAAWGFALVGAGLLLLGGLGGRLAFSVIGRAVRRGILRALLAETIGEDSRGPHRSAADAAPPGAATRTNARP; translated from the coding sequence ATGATGGAAACCCCGGTGACCCTGCTCGAGCGGGTCCTGCTGCGTCTGCAGGAGCTGGTGCGCGATCTTGTGGATCTGATGGAGGCCCGCCTTGAGCTCTTTCGGTTGGACCTGGCCGAGCAACTGGCCGAGCTCATCGGACGCCTATTGGCTTGGCTGCTGCTGCTTGGGCTCCTGGCCTTGGGGCTTAGCTTTGGGCTTTTGGCTTTGGCCTTGTGGCTGGGGGGACTACTGGGGCACGCCGCTTGGGGGTTTGCGCTCGTCGGAGCTGGGCTGCTTTTGCTAGGAGGGCTAGGGGGTCGGTTGGCCTTTTCCGTGATCGGCCGGGCGGTTCGCCGGGGCATCCTGCGCGCCCTGCTTGCGGAGACGATAGGAGAGGACTCTCGTGGACCCCATCGAAGCGCAGCTGATGCTGCGCCGCCAGGCGCTGCAACAAGAACTAACGCGCGCCCGTGA
- a CDS encoding M20/M25/M40 family metallo-hydrolase, with protein sequence MYDVLAVHQALVQIPSLSHEEGPIADWVEDFLRRQGLPTGRIADNVYAWLGEDPSDTLLLNSHLDVVPPSEGHPFPPFAAVVQNGAVYGRGAVDAKASVAAMIVALAELASEGYRPPGRVIVALTACEELGGGYNGLEQIRPALEPLHAAIIGEPTSLQPCVAQKGVLILTLTARGRSAHAARGHLGENAILKAAQDILRLQALRFDREDPFLGYPTVAVTTISGGTARNVIPEQCVFTVDIRSTPAYEHEELVALIQEQVSSEVSVYSQRIVPVRTPLEARIVRACLRALPGAKPFGSPTASDWVFLRDLPVVKLGPGSSELSHTAQEHVPIAELRRAVAVYKAIIRSYFELP encoded by the coding sequence ATGTACGATGTGTTGGCTGTGCATCAGGCCTTGGTACAGATCCCCTCTTTAAGCCATGAGGAGGGGCCGATAGCGGACTGGGTGGAGGATTTCTTGCGCCGACAGGGCTTGCCGACAGGGCGTATCGCCGACAACGTCTACGCCTGGCTTGGGGAGGATCCCTCAGACACGCTGCTCTTAAACTCCCACCTGGACGTCGTGCCCCCCAGCGAGGGACATCCCTTTCCTCCTTTTGCAGCCGTTGTGCAAAATGGGGCCGTTTACGGCCGCGGCGCCGTGGACGCCAAGGCCAGCGTGGCGGCCATGATCGTCGCCTTGGCCGAATTGGCCTCAGAGGGCTATCGCCCGCCCGGACGCGTTATCGTGGCGCTGACGGCTTGCGAAGAACTGGGCGGCGGCTATAACGGCCTGGAGCAGATCCGTCCGGCGCTGGAACCTCTACACGCCGCCATAATCGGAGAGCCCACAAGCCTACAGCCGTGCGTGGCGCAAAAAGGCGTGCTGATTCTTACGCTTACGGCGCGGGGCCGAAGCGCGCACGCGGCGCGCGGGCATCTGGGCGAAAACGCCATCCTGAAGGCCGCGCAAGACATCCTGCGGCTGCAGGCGCTGCGCTTTGACCGAGAGGATCCTTTTTTGGGCTATCCGACCGTAGCGGTTACGACCATCTCGGGCGGCACGGCTCGCAACGTGATCCCCGAGCAATGCGTCTTTACGGTCGACATCCGCTCCACCCCCGCCTACGAGCACGAGGAGCTGGTGGCGCTGATTCAGGAGCAGGTCTCCTCGGAGGTCTCCGTATATAGCCAGCGCATCGTGCCCGTGCGCACTCCCCTTGAGGCGCGCATCGTGCGGGCCTGTCTGCGGGCGCTGCCCGGGGCGAAGCCCTTCGGGTCCCCTACGGCCTCGGATTGGGTTTTTCTGCGCGATCTGCCCGTGGTGAAGCTCGGCCCGGGTTCCAGCGAGCTTTCGCACACAGCCCAGGAGCATGTGCCGATCGCGGAGCTGCGGCGCGCCGTCGCCGTCTACAAGGCCATCATCCGAAGCTACTTTGAGCTGCCATGA
- the argH gene encoding argininosuccinate lyase, which produces MKLLWEKDVPPAEWVQRFTVGEDHRWDTWLLPYDIEGTRAHAWALEQMGVLSAEERASIERVLEELAQQAISGALVVRPEDEDAHTVIERALVKALGPVGEKIQAGRSRNDQVLVAIRLFAREHLVRIGRLLVSLIEPLLELGDKHADWLMPGYTHLQRAMPSTLGLWALGYAELLLDDLEGLRQAHDRINSSPWGSAAGYGVPYLAMPRDAVAERLGFRRVPEAVTSVQLSRGKLEAWVVHALVQLGATLNRLASDLVLFSSQEFGFVELPAAYTTGSSLMPQKRNPDVLELVRASYHRLTAELSLLLSLPANLPSGYHRDLQLTKEALLRALLLAPELLEAVRRTLEGARFRRDRLEAACTPELFATAAALERVRAGVPFRTAYREVGRALDTLRRPTKEQVLAAYQAAGYPGQTRSDGLRNRLIAHRDWLGFGPTA; this is translated from the coding sequence ATGAAGCTTCTCTGGGAAAAGGACGTGCCGCCCGCCGAGTGGGTGCAGCGCTTTACGGTGGGCGAAGACCACCGGTGGGATACTTGGCTGTTGCCCTACGACATCGAGGGCACCCGGGCCCACGCCTGGGCCCTTGAACAGATGGGGGTGCTCAGCGCCGAGGAGCGGGCCTCCATAGAGCGCGTGCTTGAGGAGCTGGCCCAACAGGCCATATCGGGGGCGCTGGTGGTGCGTCCTGAAGACGAGGATGCGCACACCGTCATCGAACGGGCTCTGGTAAAGGCCCTCGGGCCGGTGGGGGAGAAAATCCAGGCGGGCCGATCCCGAAACGATCAGGTGCTGGTGGCGATTCGGCTCTTCGCGCGCGAACACCTAGTCCGGATCGGCCGGCTTCTGGTCTCGCTTATCGAACCGCTCCTCGAGTTAGGCGACAAGCACGCCGACTGGCTCATGCCCGGCTACACGCACCTGCAGCGGGCCATGCCCTCCACGTTAGGGCTGTGGGCGCTGGGGTATGCTGAGCTTTTGCTCGACGACCTAGAGGGGCTTCGGCAAGCCCACGACCGAATCAACAGCTCCCCGTGGGGCAGCGCAGCAGGTTATGGCGTGCCGTATCTGGCGATGCCCCGAGACGCCGTGGCCGAGCGGCTGGGATTTCGGCGTGTGCCCGAGGCCGTCACCAGCGTTCAGCTGAGCCGGGGCAAGCTGGAGGCTTGGGTCGTGCACGCCTTGGTGCAGCTCGGGGCCACGCTCAATCGGCTCGCCTCGGACCTTGTGCTTTTCTCCAGCCAGGAGTTCGGTTTCGTGGAGCTGCCGGCCGCCTATACGACGGGCTCAAGCCTCATGCCGCAGAAACGCAACCCCGACGTCCTGGAACTGGTGCGCGCCTCCTATCATCGTCTTACGGCCGAGCTCAGCCTGCTGCTCAGCCTGCCCGCGAATCTGCCCTCCGGCTACCATCGGGACTTGCAGCTGACGAAAGAGGCGCTCCTGCGCGCCCTGCTTCTTGCGCCGGAGCTGCTGGAGGCCGTGCGCCGCACGCTCGAGGGGGCTCGTTTCCGTCGCGACCGGCTTGAGGCGGCCTGCACTCCGGAGCTCTTCGCCACAGCCGCCGCGTTGGAGCGGGTACGCGCTGGAGTGCCGTTCCGAACCGCCTACCGGGAAGTCGGCCGCGCTCTGGATACGCTGCGACGCCCCACAAAAGAGCAAGTCCTGGCCGCCTATCAAGCGGCCGGCTATCCGGGACAGACCCGCTCAGATGGCCTGCGCAACCGGCTGATCGCACACCGCGATTGGCTAGGCTTTGGCCCTACAGCGTAG
- the pfkA gene encoding 6-phosphofructokinase: protein MRCIGVFTSGGDAPGMNACIRAVVRTALQHGLEVIGIRRGYAGMIEGDFVEMDGTSVSNIIQLGGTILKSARSEEFKTPEGRARAAEQLRRAQIDALVAIGGDGTFRGASIFHEEYGFPIVGCPGTIDNDLFGTDETIGYDTAVNTALQAIDKIRDTADAHDRLFFIEVMGRDSGFIALACAIGGGAELVLVPEAFVDLEEIKESLHRVLAHQRRSSIVVVAEGDELGGAPELAEKLRSVFPHYELRVTVLGHIQRGGSPTARDRVLATRLGVAAVEALLDGHTNVMVGVVNNEIHLTPLRNTWSKKKTIDYDLLRLVQLLS, encoded by the coding sequence ATTCGTTGTATTGGGGTTTTTACCAGCGGAGGCGATGCCCCTGGCATGAACGCCTGCATCCGGGCTGTTGTCCGAACCGCGCTGCAACACGGCCTGGAGGTCATCGGCATCCGGCGCGGCTACGCCGGCATGATCGAGGGCGATTTTGTGGAGATGGACGGCACAAGTGTCTCGAACATTATCCAGCTTGGGGGCACTATTCTGAAGTCCGCTCGCAGCGAGGAATTCAAAACCCCCGAAGGTCGGGCTCGGGCGGCCGAACAGCTCAGGCGCGCCCAGATCGATGCTTTGGTCGCCATAGGCGGAGATGGCACTTTCCGAGGGGCCTCGATCTTTCATGAGGAGTACGGATTCCCCATCGTCGGCTGTCCCGGCACGATCGACAACGATCTTTTTGGCACCGACGAGACGATCGGCTACGACACGGCCGTCAATACGGCCCTACAGGCCATCGACAAGATCCGCGACACGGCCGACGCGCACGATCGGCTCTTTTTTATCGAGGTTATGGGTCGGGATTCGGGCTTCATCGCTTTGGCCTGCGCCATCGGGGGCGGGGCGGAGCTTGTGCTGGTGCCGGAGGCCTTCGTGGACCTGGAGGAGATCAAGGAGTCCCTGCATCGGGTCCTGGCGCACCAACGCCGCAGCAGCATCGTGGTTGTGGCCGAGGGTGACGAGTTGGGCGGCGCGCCGGAGCTGGCGGAGAAGTTGCGCTCGGTCTTTCCCCATTACGAGCTCCGCGTGACCGTTTTGGGCCACATCCAGCGCGGGGGCAGTCCCACGGCCCGAGACCGAGTACTGGCCACCCGGCTCGGCGTAGCCGCTGTTGAGGCCCTCCTCGATGGCCATACGAACGTCATGGTGGGCGTGGTCAACAACGAGATCCATCTGACGCCCTTGCGCAACACCTGGTCTAAGAAGAAGACGATCGACTACGACCTGCTCCGCCTGGTGCAGCTGCTGTCCTAA